The window TTGGACGATTGCCATTACCGCCCTCGTGACCCTGCTCGTGGTCACCTTGGCGATGAACTTCAAGACTTCTGAAAAGACCCTGGAGCGCAAGATCGAGCATCGCTATGCGGTGGCCGATCCGCAGTTCCGCCGCGAGATGGGCGTCCTGCTCGGCCCCGGCATCATCCCCGGCAACCGGGTCGGCGACTTGCAGAACGGCGACGAGATCTTCCCGGCGATGCTGGAGGCGATCCGCGGTGCGACCACGACGATCACCTTCGAGACTTACATCTACTGGTCCGGCGATATCGGTGCGAAGTTCGCCGAGGCGTTGGCCGAGCGCGCGCGCGCCGGGGTCAAGGTGAAGGTGATGGTCGACTGGGTCGGCAGCATCAAGATGGAGGACGACCTGCTGAAGCGGATGCAGGACGCGGGCGTGGAGATCCACAAGTACCGCCCGCTCAAGTGGTACAACCTCGGCCGCCTCAACAACCGCACCCATCGCAAGTTGCTGGTGATCGACGGGCGCATCGGTTTCACCGGTGGCGTCGGCATCGCCGACCAGTGGGAAGGCCATGCGCAGGACACCGACCACTGGCGCGACCTGCATTTCCGCATCGAAGGCCCGGTGGTGGCGCAGGTGCAGTCGGCATTCAACGACAACTGGATCAAGACCACCGGCGTGGTCCTCAACGGCGCGGACTATTTCCCGCCGCTGGAACCCGTCGGCGCGATGGACGCGCACATGTTCGTGGCCTCGCCCGCCGGCGGCAGCGAGAGCATGCACCTGATGTACCTGATGGCGATCGCCGCGGCCGAGCGCAGCATCGACCTGGAGGCCGCCTATTTCGTGCCCGATCCGCTGATGATCCAGGCCCTGCAGGCGGCACGCCATCGCGGCGTGCGCGTGCGCGTGATCGTGCCGGGCAAGCACATCGACTCGGAAACGGTGCGGCTGGCCTCCAAGGCGCACTGGGGCGAGTTGCTGCTGGCCGGCGTGGAAATCCACGAATACCAGCCGACGATGATGCACAACAAGTTGCTGATCGTGGATGGATTGATGACATCGGTGGGCTCGACCAATTTCGACATCCGTTCGTTCCGGCTCAACGACGAGGCCAGCCTCAATGTCTACGACGCCGAGTTCGCCGCGCGCATGACCGAGGTGTTCGAAGCGGACCTCAAGCCGACCGTGCTGTACACCTACCAGATGTGGAAAGATCGCCCGCTGCGGCAGAAACTGGCCGAGAAGTTCATCCTTCCGATCAAGTCCCAACTCTGACGCGAGCCGATGCCGATCCTCGATCCCGACAAGCTTCCCACCGCCAGCAGCCTCGGGGAGCGCTTCATGCAGGCGCTCGAACAAGTCCAGGACAAGCTGCTGCATCTGGTCGCCAGCATCCCGCTGTTGCTGATCGCGCTGCTGATCGTGCTGTTCGCCAGCTGGCTGGGCGGCTTCGCCAGCCGGCACATGCGCATGGTGAAGCGCCTCAGCAGCAGCAATCCCTACATGGAAGGCCTGCTGCGCAGCACGGTTCGCACGTTGATCGTGCTGGCAGGCGTCGTGATTGCGCTCGACCTGCTCAATGCGACCTCGCTGGTCGGCGCGGTGCTGGGTTCGGCCGGCGTGATCGGCCTGGTGCTCGGCTTCGGCTTCAAGGACATCGCCGAGAACTACATCGCCGGCGTGCTGCTCAGCCTGCGCAAGCCGTTCTCGCCGGGCGACACCGTGCGCATCGACAGCTTCGAGGGAAAAGTGGTCGCACTCACCGCGCGCGCGACGATCCTGATGACCGCCGACGGCAACCACCTGCAGCTGCCGAACAGCGTGGTGTTCAAGTCGGTGCTGCTCAACTACAGCCGCAATCCCAAGCGCCGCTTCGATTTCGAGACCAGCGTCGACAATCGCGCCTCCTGGCATGACGCGATGGACGCCGGCATCGCCGCGATCGCGGCGATCGAGGGCGTACTGGCGGACCCGCCGCCCGGCGCGCTGATCCGGACGCTGTCCAACGATGGCGCGATCCTGCAGTTCAGCGGCTGGATCGACCAGCGCGGCAACGACCTGGCCCGGACCCGCAGCGAGGCGATGCGACAGGTACGCAACGCATTACGCAAGATCGGCATCGTCCCGCCGGAAAGCGTGCAGAAAGTCGTACTGCAACGCGGCGAGACCGACGAGCCGCACGCCCACGAAACCGCGCGGGCACGCGACACCTCGGTGGATCGCGCGCTGGATGCGCAGGTGGGCAATGCGCGGCGGTTGGAAGACGGCGGCGACCTGTTGCAGCCGCAGCCGCAGCCAGCCGCCCTGCCGCCCTGAATCAGCTGCCGTACAACAGCCAGTGTCGCGCTTCGTTCTCGTTGGAGAAGATGCGGATGGTGATGCCGCGTTCCTGCAGCATGATTTCGCCGAGTTCGCTGCCCTGGATGTCGTCGCGCAGTTCCACGAACGCGCTGCGGAAGCGGCCCATGCCGGCGGCCTCGATCCCGTCGATCACCTTCCCAAGATCCTCCAGGCCCACGGTCGAGACGAGATCCTCGAGGATCAGCATCTTGGTCGCCCCGACCGCTGCGCCCTCGGCCGCGAGCATGCGCCACATCGCGATCGAGGTGTCGACCGAGTCCGTGCCGTCGAACACGTAGGCGCGCAGGTAGCCGGGTTCGTCCTCATAGCAGACCTTGAAGTCCGGCCCGTTGACGACGCGGGTATTGCTCACGCCAGCACAACCGGGATGTTGCCGATGCTGCCCGCGGAAATCCGCGCCTGCCACTCCTTCGGACCGGTCACATGCACCGACGTGCCGCGTGCATCCACGGCCACGGTCACCGGCATGTCCTTGACCTCGAATTCGTAGATCGCCTCCATGCCGAGGTCGGCGAATCCGACCACCCGCGCCGCCTTGATCGCCTTCGACACCAGGTAGGCCGAGCCGCCGACCGCCATCAGGTACACGGACTGGTGCTTCTTGATGGCCTCCAGCGCGACCGGGCCGCGCTCGGCCTTGCCGATCATGCCCAGCAAGCCGGTCTGCGCCAGTACCTGCTCGGTGAACTTGTCCATGCGGGTGGCAGTGGTCGGGCCGGCCGGGCCGACCACTTCATCGCGCACAGGATCGACCGGGCCGACGTAGTAGATGAAGCGCCCGGCGAGGTCGACCGGCAGTGGCTCGCCCTTGTCGAGCATGTCGACGATGCGTTTGTGCGCGGCATCCCGGCCGGTGAGCATTTTGCCGTTGAGCAGCAACACTTCGCCGGGCTGGAAGGTCGCCACGTCTTCGCGGGTGAGTGCGCCCATGTCCACGCGACGCGCGTTTTGCGGGTTGTAGGTCAGCGTGGGCCAGTCCTCCAGCGACGGCGGTTCCAGCGCGACCGGGCCGCTGCCGTCGAGGGTGAAATGCGCATGCCGGGTGGCCGCGCAGTTCGGGATCATCGCCACCGGCAGGTTGGCGGCATGGGTCGGGTAATCCTTGATCTTGACGTCGAGGACGGTGGTCAGGCCGCCCAGTCCCTGCGCACCGATGCCGAGCGCGTTGACCTTTTCGTACAGCTCGATGCGCAGGTCCTCGACCCGGTTGGACGGGCCGCGTTCGATGAGCTCCTGGATGTCGATGTGCTCCATCAACGATTCCTTGGCCAGCAGCATCGCCTTCTCCGCGGTACCGCCGATGCCGATGCCGAGCATGCCCGGCGGGCACCAGCCCGCGCCCATCGTCGGCACGGTCTTGAGCACCCAGTCGACGATCGAGTCGGACGGGTTGAGCATCGCGAACTTGGACTTGGCCTCGGAGCCGCCGCCCTTGGCCGCGACGATCACGTCGAGCTTGTCGCCCGGCACGATCTTCATGTTGACCACGGCGGGCGTGTTGTCCCTGGTGTTGATGCGCCTGCCGGCCGGATCGGCGAGCACGCTGGCGCGCAGCTTGTTGTCCGGATGGTGGTAGGCGCGGCGGACGCCCTCGTTGACCGCATCTTCCAGCGAACCGGTGAAGCCTTCCCAGCGCACGTCCATGCCGACATCGAGGAACACGGTGACGATGCCGGTGTCCTGGCAGATCGGGCGATGCCCTTCAGCGCACATCCGCGAATTGATCAGGATCTGCGCCATCGCGTCCTTCGCGGCCGGGGACTGCTCGCGCTCGTATGCGGCGGCGAGGCTCCTGATGTAATCGACCGGGTGGTAGTAACTGATGTACTGGAGGGCGTCGGCGACGGACTGGACGAGGTCGTCCTGCTTGATGGCTGTCACGGATCTGGCTGGCCGGGATCGGGGGGAGGCCAATGATATCGCGCCGCCCTTTTCAGCAGCCCGCCAGAGGCGCAGGATGGGGCCTTGGCCAACGTTCTGTAGGGGGAGTGATGAGTGGCAACGACGAGGCATCCAAGCGTTTCGAGGGCATCCGCGGCATCCTCAACGATCTGCGCCTGATGCTGGGCGACATGCTGGCGATGGGCCGGCCCACCGAAGACCAGCAGATGGTCATCGAGGTGTTCTTCGGCACGATGGGCTACCTGGCGAAGGCCGACAGGCTTGTCACCAGCCACGAGTCCGACCTCGCCAACCGCTTCATGGACGAGCTGGACCTGTCGATGGCGGCGCGCCGGATCGCCTCGGAGGCATTCGAGCGCGGCATGCACCGCAACATCAACCTGCAAGGCGAGCTGCTGCGCTTCACCGATGCGCACCCGGCCGGCTCCGAGGATTCCAAGCGCCTGTACGACGTGCTGGTGCGGCTGGCGGCCTCCGACTCCAAGCTCGACCAGCGCGAATACGACGTCATGGCGCAGATCACCAAGGCCCTCGGCCTGCCGCCGGAAACCCTGTACGCACGGCTTCCGCCGCCCGTGCCGCGCTGACCGAAGCGCGTTCTTCCAAGCCCCGCACGTCGTGCCGCGCGGGGGTCGTCACAGGCTACCCCTGCGTTGACCTGCGTGCCTTCCCGAGGCACGCAGGCGCAACACGCCGATGCGCCGCGTGACACGCCTTGCACGAATGTTTCCCGCACAATCGCGGGATGCCACCACCCCTCCCCGCCGCTCAGCTCAACCTGCGCCAGCGCTTCGCCGCGATGCGCAACATCAAGCCGTTCCTGCGCGAGATCTGGGCGACCAGCAAACCATTGACCCTGGCGTCGATCGGCCTGCGGCTGGTCCGCGCGTTCCTGCCGATCGCCACGCTCTACGTCGGCAAGCTGATCATCGACGAGGCGATCCGCCTGATCGGGCTGGATGTGGGCAATGCACTGGGCGAGGCCTGGCGCTCCGGCGCACTCGACCACCTGCTTGCGCTGCTGGCGCTTGAATTCGGCCTGGCGATCGCGTCCGACCTGCTCGGCAGGCTGACCAGCTACGTCGACACCCTGCTCTCCGAACGCTTCACCAACGCGACCAGCGTGCGCCTGATGGAACACGCGGCCACGTTGGACCTGGAAGACTTCGAGGACGCCGACCTGCAGGACAAGCTGGATCGCGCGCGCCGGCAGACCATGGGACGGATGGGCCTGATGGGCCAGCTGTTCGGTCAGGCCCAGGATGCGATCACCGTGGTCAGTTTCGCGATCGGCCTGCTCGCCTATGCACCGTGGCTGATGGTGCTGCTGGCGGTGGCGCTGATCCCGGCCTTCGTCGGCGAATCGCATTTCAATGCGCTGAACTACTCGCTCAATTTCCAATGGACGCCGGAACGCCGCCAGCTGGAGTACCTGCGCCAGGTCGGTGCCAGCGTGGAGACCGCGAAAGAGGTCAAGATCTTCAACCTCAACCGCTTCTTCATCGAGCGCTTCCGCACCCTGTCGCAGAAGTTCTACGAAGCGAATGCGAAGCTGGCCGGCAAGCGCGCGTTCTGGGGCGTGCTGCTGGCCGCACTGGGCACGCTGGGCTATTACGTGGCGTATGCCTACATCGCCTGGCGCACGGTGCGCGGCGATTTCAGCATCGGCGACCTGACCTTCCTCGCCGGCAGTTTCCGCCGCCTGCGCCAGTTGCTGGAAAGCCTGCTGATCGGGTTCTCGCAAGTGGCGGGGCAGGCGCTGTACCTGGACGACCTGTATTCGTTCTTCGAGATCGAGCCCGAGATCCGCAGCATTCCCGATGCGCTCGCAGTGCCGGATCAGATCCGCAGCGGCTTCGTGTTCGACAACGTCGGCTTCCGCTACGAGGGTGCGGACCGATGGGCGCTGCGCGGCTTGAGCTTCGAGCTGCATGCCGGCGAAGTGCTGGCGCTGGTGGGCGAGAACGGTGCCGGCAAGACCACCCTGGTGAAGCTGCTGGCGCGGCTGTACGACCCGGATGAGGGCCGCATCCTGCTGGATGGCCGCGATCTCAAGGACTACGACCTCGACGACCTGCGCGCCAACACCGGGGTGATCTTCCAGGACTTCGTGCGCTACCACCTGACCGCGGCCGAGAACATCGGCGTGGGCCTGATCGAGGCGATGGGCGACCGCGCACGGGTCGAACTCGCTGCGCGCAAGGGCATGGCCGACGAGGTCGTGGCCGCCTTGCCGAAGGGTTACGACCAGATCATCGGCCGCCGCTTCAAGGAAGGCGTGGACCTGTCCGGCGGCCAGTGGCAGAAGATCGCCATCGCCCGCGCCTACATGCGCGATGCGCAGGTGATGATCCTGGACGAACCGACCGCCGCGCTCGACGCGCGTAGCGAGTTCGAAGTGTTCGAGCGCTTCAAGGAATTGTCCGACGGCAAGACCGCGGTGCTGATCAGCCACCGCTTCAGCAGCGTGCGCATGGCCGACCGCATCCTGGTGCTGGCCGACGGCAAGGTCGAGTCCAGCGGCACTCACGAGCAGTTGATGGCCCAGGGCGGACGCTATGCCGAACTGTTCGAACTGCAAGCCGCCGGCTATCGCTGAACAAGGAACCCCCAATGCACCGACTCCGCATCCTCGCCTGCTGCATCGCGATGTCGCTGACCCTCAACGCCTGCGCGCAGTCGAGCACGCCCGCACAGCCGGTGGCTTCGGCCGAACCGGCACGCACGACACCGAGCCAGGCCGGCACCCTGCAGCTGCGGCCGATTGCCTCCGGGCTGGATCACCCTTGGGCGGTCGCGGTGCTGCCGGGCGGCGACTTCCTGGTCACCGAACGCCCCGGGCGATTGCGCCGGATCGCCGCCAACGGCACGGTCTCGGCACCGATCACGGGAGTGCCGGCGGTCTTCGCGCAGGGTCAGGGCGGATTGCTCGACGTCGTCCTCGATCCTGACTTCGCAGCCAACAAGCGCATCTGGCTGAGCTTTGCCGAACCCGGCGAGGGCGATACCGCCGGCACCGCGGTCGCCACCGCAACGCTCGGCGATGCGGCCCTGAGCGACGTGCACGTGATCTACCGGCAATTGCCCAAGCTGGAAGGCGGCAACCACTTCGGCTCGCGCATCGCCTTCGATGGCAAGGGCCACGTCTTCATCAGCCAGGGCGAACGCAACGAGCGCGCGATGGCGCAGGACCTGGAAGTGCTGCAGGGCAAGCTGGTGCGGCTCAACATCGACGGCACCCAGCCTTCGGACAATCCGTTCGCCAGCGGCGTCGGCGTGCGCAGGGCGATCTGGAGCTACGGCCATCGCAACATGCAGGGCATGGCCGTGGACCCGCGCACCGGCACCGTGTGGCAGAGCGAGCACGGTCCGCGCGGCGGTGACGAGCTCAACCTGCCGCAGGCCGGCAGGAACTACGGTTGGCCGGTGATCACCCACGGCATCAACTATTCCGGCCTGAAGATCCCGGAAGCCGAGGGCAAGGCGAAAGCCGGCATGGAACCGCCGCATCACTTCTGGGAAAAGTCGCCGGCGCTGTCGGGCATGGCGTTCTTCGTCGACCGCCCGGGACATCCCTGGAACAACAGTCTGCTGCTGGGCGCGCTGGCGGACCGCAACCTGATCCGGCTCACGCTCGATGGCGACAAGATCGTGAGCGAAGAGCGCCTGCTCGGCGACCTGGGCAAAAGGATTCGCGATGTGCGGGTGGGTGCCGACAGCAAGGTCTACGTGCTGACCGACGAGGACGACGGCCAGTTGCTGGAGCTGGTGCCGCCGACCGCCGCGCCCTGAACCGGCTTTGCGCGAGGTCAAACGCCGCGCTGCGCTGCAGCGTAAAATGACGGCCTGACCCGCTTTCCCCAGACGCCCGCATGGCCTCCCCGTTCGGCACCGAGACGGTGCTCGACGTCCGTCACTGGACGGACGCGTACTTCAGCTTCACCACCACCCGCGATGACGGCTTCCGTTTCGACAACGGGCAGTTCGTCATGATCGGGCTGGAGGTCGAACAGGCCGATGGCAGCCGCAAGCCGCTGATGCGCGCGTATTCGATCGCCAGCGCGAACTGGGAAGAGCAACTGGAGTTCTTCAGCATCAAGGTGCAGGACGGCCCGCTGACCTCGCGCCTGCAGCACATCCAGCCGGGCGACTCGATCCTGATCGGGCGCAAGCCCACCGGCACCCTGCTGATCTCCGACCTGCACGCCGGCCGCAACCTTTACCTGCTCGGCACCGGCACCGGACTCGCGCCGTGGTTGTCGGTGATCAAGGATCCGGACACCTGGGAGCGCTTCGAGCGCGTGGTGCTGTGCCACGGCGTGCGCGGGGCCGAGGACCTGGCCTACCGCGACTACATCGAGCGTGAACTGCCGCAGCACGAATTGCTGGGCGACGTGATCCGCGACCGCCTGCTCTACTACCCGGCGGTCTCGCGCGAAGCGTTCGCATACAACGGTCGCGATCACCAAGGCCGCATCACCGATCATCTCGACCAGGGTCGCATCGCCGACGCATTGGGCATCGAAGACCTCGACTCTGCGCGCGATCGCGCGATGATCTGCGGCAGCCCGCAGATGCTGGCGGATTTCCGCGGCATCCTCGACCGCCGCGGCTTCGCCGCCTCGCCGCGGATCGGCACCGCCGGCGAGTACGTATTCGAGCGCGCGTTCGTCGAGAAGTGAGGCCCGCGCCAGCGTGGACGGCGCTTACTGCAGGCCGTGGCGCAACCAGAACACCGCGTCGCGCTCGTTACCGAACACGCGGATCGAGTAGCCGCGTTCCAGCGCCATCTGCTCGACGAATTCGATGCGCTGCATCTGGTCGGGACGACCTTCGACATAGGCGATGCGCACAGCTTCAAGGCCGTGCCCGTGGATGCCGGTGAAGAAGCGTTCGAGGTCGTCGTTGGTCATGACCTCCCCCTGCATCTCGTCCACCACCAGCAACTGGCTGGCACCGATGGCGCGCACTTCGGCGGCGATCCGCACCCAGTAGTCTAAGGTGACTTCCAGCCGAGTGTCCTCGCCGCCGGAGACCCAGGCGAGCAGCAGCGGCGGCTGGTGCTTGAACGTCAGCCGGTAGGCATCGCCTGGCGACGACGCCGTCATCCCAGCGCCTTCTCGATGTCGCGCGCGATCGACTCGGGCTTGTCGGTCGGCGCATAACGCTTGATCACCTTGCCATCGCGGCCGACCAGGAACTTGGTGAAGTTCCACTTGATGCCGTCGAAGCCGAGCAGGCCGCCCTTCTCGTCCTTCAGCCAGATCCACAGGGGATGCGCGTGGCTGCCGTTGACGTCGATCTTGGCGAACATCGGGAAGCTGACGTCGTAAGTCAGCGAGCAGAAGTTGCGGATTTCCTCGGCATTGCCCGGCTCCTGGTGGCCGAACTGGTCGCTGGGGAAACCCAACACCACCAGGCCCTTGTCGCCGTAATCGCGCCACAGCTTCTCCAGCCCGGCGTATTGCGGGGTGAAGCCGCATTTGCTGGCCACGTTGACGATCAACAGAACCTTGCCGCGCCAGTCGGAGAGCGGTTGCGGGCTGCCATCCAGGGCGGTGGCGTCGAAATCGTAGGCAGTGGTGGACATGAGCGGTTCGCGGTCGGGGGAATCGCGATTCTGGCAGCCTGCGCACTGACTGGGAACGCCCGATCCGCCCATCGGCGGACATTCCGACGCAATCGGACACCGCCCCTGCCATTCGTCACGCGCCCTGCCCATACCGCTGCGCTACGCTTTCCGGTCGCCAACCTGCCCGACGAGGCCCGAATGAAGCACCCCATCAGCTGCGCACTCGCGCTTGCGATCGCCACCGCTTTGGCCGGCTGCGCTAGCACCACGCCCGCCACGACTGCCTCGGAGGCCACCATGCCCGCCACCGCCGCCTACAGCGGTCCGTTCGCCGCCCCGAGCACGCTCGACCTGCACTACCCGCAGTTCGACGGGATCAAGGACAGCGACTTCGCCCCCGCGTTCGATGCCGGCATGGCCGAACAACTGCGCGAGATGGACGCGATCGCCAACAACCCGGAGGCGCCGACCTTCCAGAACACCATCGTCGCGATGGAGAAAAGCGGCCAGGTGCTGGACCGCGCGACCAACGTGTTCTTCAACCTGATCGGCACCGACAAGAACGACGCCCGCGAGAAGCTGGAGTCCGAATACGCGCCGAAGTTCTCCGCGCACCGCGACGCCATCGCGCTGAACCCGACACTGTTCGCGCGGATCAAGACGCTGCACGACGCTCGCGCCACGCTGGGCCTGGATGCCATCGACCTGCGCCTGCTGGAACGCCGCTACACCGACTTCGTTCGCAGCGGCGCGGCGCTGAACGACGTGCAGAAGGCGCGGATCCGCTCGATCAACACCGACCTGTCCAAGCTGGGCACCCAGTTCAACCAGAACGTGCTGGCCGAAGTGAACGATTCCGCCATCGTGGTCGACAGCCGCGACGAGTTGAAAGGCATGGGCGAGGAACAGATCGCCGCCGCTGCAGAGGCTGCAAAGGCGCGCAAGCTCGATGGAAAATACGTGATCGCCCTGCTCAACACCACCGGCCAGCCGGCCGAGGCGCAGCTCGAGAACCGCGCCCTGCGGGAACGCCTGCACAAGGCCTCGGTGGCGCGCGGCAGCCGCGGCAACCAGTGGGACAACACCGGCATCGTCTCGCAGGTGCTGAAGCTGCGCGCCGAGCGCGCGAAGCTGCTCGGCTACGACACCACCGCCAACTACGTGCTGGCCGACGAAACCGCGGCCAACCAGGACAACGCCAACCGCCTGCTGCGCCAGCTCGCGCCAGCCGCGGTGAGCAACGCGCGGCGCGAAGGCGCCGACCTGCAGGCGATGATCGACGCCGACCAGAAAGCCAAGGGCCAGCCGTCGTTCCAGCTGGCGCCTTGGGACTGGGCCTACTACAGCGAGAAGGTGCGCGCGCAGAAGTACAGCTTCGACGAGTCGCAGCTCAAGCCCTACTTCGAGATGCAGCGCGTGCTCGAGGACGGTGTGTTCTTCGCCGCCACCAAGCTGTACGGCATCACCTTCAAGCCGCGCACCGACCTGCCGAAGTACCACCCGGACACCTGGATCTACGACGTCTACGACAAGGACGGCAGCCTGCTGTCGATCTTCATCTGGGATCCGTATGCGCGTTCCTCCAAGCGCGGCGGTGCGTGGATGAATACCTACGTGGCGCAGTCCGACCTGACCGGCGACAAGCCGGTGGTGGCCAACCACCTCAACATCCCCAAGCCGTCGGCCGGCAAGCCGACACTGATGACCTGGGATGAAGTCACCACCACTTTCCACGAGTTCGGCCACGCCCTGCACGGCTTCTTCCAGGACGTGCGCTATCCGTACTACTCGATGAACGTGCCGCGCGACTTCGTCGAATATCCGTCGCAGGTCAACGAGATGTGGGCCGACTGGCCGAGCGTGCTGGGCAACTACGCCAAGCACTACGAGACCGGCAAGCCGATGCCGAAGGAGTTGCTGGACAAGGTGATCGCCGCGGCCAAGTTCAACCAGGGCTTCGCCACCACCGAATACCTGGAAGCGGCGATGCTCGACCAGCGCTGGCACCAGTTGCCGGCCGACCAGATCCCCGCCGCCTCCGGCGTGATGGCATTCGAGGCACAGGCCCTGAAAGCCGATGGCTTCGATTACGCGCCGGTACCGCCGCGCTACAAGACGCCCTATTTCAGCCACATCATGGGCGGCTAC of the Thermomonas carbonis genome contains:
- a CDS encoding phospholipase D-like domain-containing protein, which produces MAWTIAITALVTLLVVTLAMNFKTSEKTLERKIEHRYAVADPQFRREMGVLLGPGIIPGNRVGDLQNGDEIFPAMLEAIRGATTTITFETYIYWSGDIGAKFAEALAERARAGVKVKVMVDWVGSIKMEDDLLKRMQDAGVEIHKYRPLKWYNLGRLNNRTHRKLLVIDGRIGFTGGVGIADQWEGHAQDTDHWRDLHFRIEGPVVAQVQSAFNDNWIKTTGVVLNGADYFPPLEPVGAMDAHMFVASPAGGSESMHLMYLMAIAAAERSIDLEAAYFVPDPLMIQALQAARHRGVRVRVIVPGKHIDSETVRLASKAHWGELLLAGVEIHEYQPTMMHNKLLIVDGLMTSVGSTNFDIRSFRLNDEASLNVYDAEFAARMTEVFEADLKPTVLYTYQMWKDRPLRQKLAEKFILPIKSQL
- a CDS encoding mechanosensitive ion channel family protein is translated as MPILDPDKLPTASSLGERFMQALEQVQDKLLHLVASIPLLLIALLIVLFASWLGGFASRHMRMVKRLSSSNPYMEGLLRSTVRTLIVLAGVVIALDLLNATSLVGAVLGSAGVIGLVLGFGFKDIAENYIAGVLLSLRKPFSPGDTVRIDSFEGKVVALTARATILMTADGNHLQLPNSVVFKSVLLNYSRNPKRRFDFETSVDNRASWHDAMDAGIAAIAAIEGVLADPPPGALIRTLSNDGAILQFSGWIDQRGNDLARTRSEAMRQVRNALRKIGIVPPESVQKVVLQRGETDEPHAHETARARDTSVDRALDAQVGNARRLEDGGDLLQPQPQPAALPP
- a CDS encoding fumarate hydratase; translated protein: MTAIKQDDLVQSVADALQYISYYHPVDYIRSLAAAYEREQSPAAKDAMAQILINSRMCAEGHRPICQDTGIVTVFLDVGMDVRWEGFTGSLEDAVNEGVRRAYHHPDNKLRASVLADPAGRRINTRDNTPAVVNMKIVPGDKLDVIVAAKGGGSEAKSKFAMLNPSDSIVDWVLKTVPTMGAGWCPPGMLGIGIGGTAEKAMLLAKESLMEHIDIQELIERGPSNRVEDLRIELYEKVNALGIGAQGLGGLTTVLDVKIKDYPTHAANLPVAMIPNCAATRHAHFTLDGSGPVALEPPSLEDWPTLTYNPQNARRVDMGALTREDVATFQPGEVLLLNGKMLTGRDAAHKRIVDMLDKGEPLPVDLAGRFIYYVGPVDPVRDEVVGPAGPTTATRMDKFTEQVLAQTGLLGMIGKAERGPVALEAIKKHQSVYLMAVGGSAYLVSKAIKAARVVGFADLGMEAIYEFEVKDMPVTVAVDARGTSVHVTGPKEWQARISAGSIGNIPVVLA
- a CDS encoding TerB family tellurite resistance protein — its product is MSGNDEASKRFEGIRGILNDLRLMLGDMLAMGRPTEDQQMVIEVFFGTMGYLAKADRLVTSHESDLANRFMDELDLSMAARRIASEAFERGMHRNINLQGELLRFTDAHPAGSEDSKRLYDVLVRLAASDSKLDQREYDVMAQITKALGLPPETLYARLPPPVPR
- a CDS encoding ABC transporter ATP-binding protein — translated: MPPPLPAAQLNLRQRFAAMRNIKPFLREIWATSKPLTLASIGLRLVRAFLPIATLYVGKLIIDEAIRLIGLDVGNALGEAWRSGALDHLLALLALEFGLAIASDLLGRLTSYVDTLLSERFTNATSVRLMEHAATLDLEDFEDADLQDKLDRARRQTMGRMGLMGQLFGQAQDAITVVSFAIGLLAYAPWLMVLLAVALIPAFVGESHFNALNYSLNFQWTPERRQLEYLRQVGASVETAKEVKIFNLNRFFIERFRTLSQKFYEANAKLAGKRAFWGVLLAALGTLGYYVAYAYIAWRTVRGDFSIGDLTFLAGSFRRLRQLLESLLIGFSQVAGQALYLDDLYSFFEIEPEIRSIPDALAVPDQIRSGFVFDNVGFRYEGADRWALRGLSFELHAGEVLALVGENGAGKTTLVKLLARLYDPDEGRILLDGRDLKDYDLDDLRANTGVIFQDFVRYHLTAAENIGVGLIEAMGDRARVELAARKGMADEVVAALPKGYDQIIGRRFKEGVDLSGGQWQKIAIARAYMRDAQVMILDEPTAALDARSEFEVFERFKELSDGKTAVLISHRFSSVRMADRILVLADGKVESSGTHEQLMAQGGRYAELFELQAAGYR
- a CDS encoding PQQ-dependent sugar dehydrogenase, with protein sequence MHRLRILACCIAMSLTLNACAQSSTPAQPVASAEPARTTPSQAGTLQLRPIASGLDHPWAVAVLPGGDFLVTERPGRLRRIAANGTVSAPITGVPAVFAQGQGGLLDVVLDPDFAANKRIWLSFAEPGEGDTAGTAVATATLGDAALSDVHVIYRQLPKLEGGNHFGSRIAFDGKGHVFISQGERNERAMAQDLEVLQGKLVRLNIDGTQPSDNPFASGVGVRRAIWSYGHRNMQGMAVDPRTGTVWQSEHGPRGGDELNLPQAGRNYGWPVITHGINYSGLKIPEAEGKAKAGMEPPHHFWEKSPALSGMAFFVDRPGHPWNNSLLLGALADRNLIRLTLDGDKIVSEERLLGDLGKRIRDVRVGADSKVYVLTDEDDGQLLELVPPTAAP
- a CDS encoding ferredoxin--NADP reductase, with product MASPFGTETVLDVRHWTDAYFSFTTTRDDGFRFDNGQFVMIGLEVEQADGSRKPLMRAYSIASANWEEQLEFFSIKVQDGPLTSRLQHIQPGDSILIGRKPTGTLLISDLHAGRNLYLLGTGTGLAPWLSVIKDPDTWERFERVVLCHGVRGAEDLAYRDYIERELPQHELLGDVIRDRLLYYPAVSREAFAYNGRDHQGRITDHLDQGRIADALGIEDLDSARDRAMICGSPQMLADFRGILDRRGFAASPRIGTAGEYVFERAFVEK
- a CDS encoding glutathione peroxidase, producing the protein MSTTAYDFDATALDGSPQPLSDWRGKVLLIVNVASKCGFTPQYAGLEKLWRDYGDKGLVVLGFPSDQFGHQEPGNAEEIRNFCSLTYDVSFPMFAKIDVNGSHAHPLWIWLKDEKGGLLGFDGIKWNFTKFLVGRDGKVIKRYAPTDKPESIARDIEKALG